From Bifidobacterium sp. ESL0790, one genomic window encodes:
- the ilvC gene encoding ketol-acid reductoisomerase encodes MAAQIWYEDDADLSVLNGKKVCIIGYGSQGHAHALNLRDSGVDVVVGLRPTSKSVEYAKEQGLEVKPVADAVKESDIVMFLAPDQYQGQIYKDEVEPNLKPDAALAFAHGFNIRYGYIKPGKGHMTFMVAPKGPGHIVRREYVAGRGVPVVVACENDDKGDGWDITLAYAKALGALRAGAIKTTFKEETETDLFGEQDVLMGGVNHLVETGFEVLTDAGYQPEIAYFEVCHELKMLVDLMNEGGLNKARWSCSDTAQYGDFTSTVIDEHTRHNMEHQLQRIQDGSFAKEFMDDQAKGAPHFKELQQKYSHERIETVGPKLRSMFSWLKGKSADADENESFNGDIARTQVQK; translated from the coding sequence ATGGCAGCACAAATCTGGTACGAGGACGACGCTGATCTCTCTGTTCTCAATGGCAAGAAGGTCTGCATCATCGGTTACGGCTCGCAAGGTCACGCTCACGCGCTGAACCTGCGCGACTCCGGTGTGGATGTCGTCGTCGGCCTGCGGCCTACCTCCAAGTCCGTCGAATACGCCAAGGAGCAGGGCCTGGAAGTCAAGCCTGTCGCCGACGCGGTCAAGGAATCGGACATCGTTATGTTCCTGGCTCCCGATCAGTACCAAGGTCAGATCTACAAGGACGAGGTTGAGCCCAACCTCAAGCCCGACGCGGCGCTCGCCTTCGCGCACGGCTTCAACATTCGTTACGGTTACATCAAGCCGGGCAAGGGCCACATGACCTTCATGGTCGCGCCGAAGGGCCCGGGCCACATCGTCCGTCGTGAGTACGTCGCCGGCCGTGGTGTGCCGGTGGTCGTTGCCTGCGAGAACGACGACAAGGGCGACGGCTGGGATATCACCCTGGCCTACGCGAAGGCTCTGGGCGCCCTGCGCGCCGGCGCCATCAAGACCACCTTCAAGGAAGAGACCGAGACCGACCTCTTCGGTGAGCAGGACGTGCTCATGGGCGGCGTCAACCACCTGGTCGAGACCGGTTTCGAGGTCCTCACCGATGCCGGCTACCAGCCGGAGATCGCCTACTTCGAGGTCTGCCACGAGCTGAAGATGCTCGTCGACCTGATGAACGAGGGCGGCCTGAACAAGGCTCGCTGGTCCTGCTCCGACACCGCTCAGTACGGCGACTTCACCTCCACGGTGATTGACGAGCATACCCGCCACAACATGGAGCATCAGCTCCAGCGCATTCAGGACGGCTCCTTCGCCAAGGAGTTCATGGACGACCAGGCCAAGGGCGCCCCGCACTTCAAGGAGCTGCAGCAGAAGTACAGCCACGAGCGCATCGAGACCGTCGGCCCGAAGCTGCGTTCGATGTTCTCCTGGCTCAAGGGCAAGTCGGCCGACGCCGACGAGAACGAGTCCTTCAACGGCGACATCGCCCGTACGCAGGTTCAGAAGTGA
- a CDS encoding MFS transporter, giving the protein MAHDSVGTVIAASMVGTAIEFYDFYAYGTASANYFPKIFFSDKTNPTVALLVSLLTFAIAFIARPLGSLIFGHFGDKMGRKTTLVVSLMTMGLSTFLIGCLPTYSQWGLLAVAVLCLCRFIQGIGLGGEWSGAALVATENAPANKRALYGSFPELGAPIGFFLSNGTYFLLESFCSDQQMLAWGWRVPFLLSIVLVVVGLVVRVQMEETPIFRLAQEQKKTVKSPLKEVFRTSWRQVLQATFIVAVTYTLFYTLATWSLAWGTKTKAEGGGGLGFTNQEYLLMLMAAICVFALFIVLSCVYADRLGRRRVLMFSAIALVVFSFVFPYLLMGHRNFVEIMVFLCVGFALMGIAFGPVGAILPELFSANVRYSGSGLGYNLAAIVGAAFVPTVATWLSSHWGVRSVGLYMAVMAVCCLVALLTCKETKDTDFTA; this is encoded by the coding sequence ATGGCCCACGACTCGGTCGGCACGGTCATCGCCGCGTCGATGGTCGGCACGGCCATTGAGTTCTATGACTTCTACGCCTATGGCACCGCCTCGGCGAACTACTTCCCGAAGATCTTCTTCTCCGACAAGACCAACCCGACCGTCGCGCTGCTCGTCAGCCTCCTGACCTTCGCCATCGCGTTCATCGCCCGCCCGCTTGGCTCGCTGATCTTCGGCCATTTCGGCGACAAGATGGGCCGCAAGACCACGCTGGTCGTCAGCCTGATGACCATGGGCCTCTCCACCTTCCTCATCGGCTGCCTGCCGACGTATAGCCAGTGGGGCCTGCTCGCGGTCGCGGTGCTCTGCCTCTGCCGCTTCATCCAGGGCATCGGGCTGGGCGGCGAATGGTCCGGCGCGGCGCTGGTCGCCACGGAAAACGCCCCGGCCAACAAGCGCGCGCTCTACGGCTCGTTCCCCGAGCTCGGCGCACCGATCGGCTTCTTCCTCTCCAACGGCACCTACTTCCTGCTCGAATCCTTCTGCAGCGACCAGCAGATGCTCGCCTGGGGCTGGCGCGTGCCGTTCCTACTCTCCATCGTGCTCGTCGTGGTCGGCCTCGTCGTCCGCGTCCAGATGGAGGAGACCCCGATCTTCCGTCTCGCCCAGGAGCAGAAAAAGACCGTCAAGTCCCCGCTCAAGGAAGTCTTCCGCACCAGCTGGCGTCAGGTCCTGCAGGCCACGTTCATCGTCGCGGTCACCTACACGCTCTTCTATACGTTGGCCACCTGGTCGCTCGCTTGGGGCACCAAGACCAAGGCGGAAGGCGGCGGTGGCCTCGGCTTCACCAACCAGGAGTACCTCTTGATGCTCATGGCCGCCATCTGCGTCTTCGCGCTGTTCATCGTGCTCTCGTGCGTCTACGCCGACAGGCTCGGCCGTCGCCGCGTGCTGATGTTCTCCGCCATCGCGCTGGTCGTGTTCTCGTTCGTCTTCCCGTACCTGCTGATGGGTCACCGCAACTTCGTGGAGATCATGGTCTTCCTGTGCGTCGGCTTCGCCCTGATGGGCATCGCGTTCGGCCCCGTCGGCGCGATCCTGCCCGAGCTCTTCAGCGCCAACGTCCGCTACTCCGGCTCCGGCCTGGGCTATAACCTCGCCGCCATCGTCGGCGCGGCCTTCGTCCCGACCGTCGCCACCTGGCTCTCGTCCCACTGGGGCGTGCGGTCCGTCGGTCTCTACATGGCCGTGATGGCCGTGTGCTGCCTGGTCGCCCTGCTCACCTGCAAAGAGACCAAGGACACCGACTTCACCGCCTGA
- a CDS encoding BspA family leucine-rich repeat surface protein: MNLRTADVGNLDTSAVTDFYQMFYGCSKLVGLDLSNWNTNRANTMGGMFYGCSELRTTGAPGLHIAPGTNTTLGGPMFYGCNKFIYCTDQGDHQWVGYTWNKHAADAGYSCVLELKSGTIPDHTGTDAATQVPWSGDSNITKLITDSGAALSPTGGRYLFANLPNLVSADVTHMDASQAQDVSSLFWNDPKLETVTGTAAWTWGMEAKLTTMANLFKACSKLTTIDLSGWETDKAQDMSHMFDGDANLTNIIGINDWTRGTTDTLTSIASMFNGCAKLTTALNLSGWKTGLVTDLSNMFDGDAALTTLDTTGWSIVSATTTANMFNGCANLSEITGINDWTRGTTDTLTSMANMFNGCTKLTNLDLSGWKTGLIINITGMFNSCANLTSLDLTGWDTSQVTNMAGLFQNLDKLPTIAGISSWNTSRVTNMASMFQGDAALVGEPDLPGETHPTPNGRTLNLSTWDTSNVTDMRFIFQSCTSLESLDISGWSTASLGSHDDMIDDDGHHMPNNSQMIEFCPKLYRVKLGPDIDFSMHRQSRFTSVCDQGSCWSGTDYAFSSPLHHRLDTNHPEWEYDPVYKNLDGTAYLRGAEYGNMTPGRFPNPEWIYLINTHYVDACSNGEAVPTTVMCPSASKEGYRLTGWKNGDNGKYKPGSTVPYAVPGNTLAPVWSPLVPPGVSKATPHADGSLTVGGGMPGGTLTGDKYTATPYAAASGGSPGTSADSATVTGLTASAPEDGTWTADYTNATNPYPADTIGNGTNVWFTSKLTQADNTTSGESGRKRLTVDTVAPGAEQVRIDAPSGATPGSRASVTGVTWTSGHSSTQTARAIEAGDRIVVTWPDGTKSGADNDGDPLPTIDPGSIVSGPNGYFAVDVPASQTLSGQATITVYDNADGDGTDPDHPAGVENKANHADITIKLTPPTVNKLPLTGHHWQADGVITFAAIAVLAATTGAYAQRKRQRH; the protein is encoded by the coding sequence ATGAACCTCAGAACCGCCGATGTCGGCAACCTTGATACATCGGCGGTGACCGATTTCTACCAGATGTTTTATGGCTGCTCGAAATTAGTGGGACTCGATCTCAGCAATTGGAACACAAACCGCGCCAACACTATGGGCGGCATGTTTTATGGCTGTTCTGAATTACGAACAACCGGCGCTCCCGGATTGCATATCGCGCCTGGAACGAACACCACGCTCGGGGGGCCTATGTTTTATGGCTGCAACAAGTTTATATATTGCACAGACCAAGGCGACCACCAGTGGGTCGGATACACTTGGAACAAACACGCCGCCGACGCTGGTTACAGTTGCGTGCTCGAACTTAAGAGTGGCACAATCCCCGACCATACGGGCACCGATGCCGCCACCCAAGTACCTTGGAGCGGGGACAGCAACATCACCAAACTGATAACCGATTCGGGAGCTGCGCTGTCGCCCACCGGAGGACGCTACCTGTTCGCCAACCTACCCAACCTGGTCTCGGCCGACGTGACGCACATGGACGCCTCGCAGGCGCAGGACGTGAGCTCGCTGTTCTGGAACGACCCGAAGCTAGAGACGGTCACCGGTACCGCCGCTTGGACCTGGGGCATGGAAGCGAAGCTCACCACTATGGCCAATCTGTTCAAGGCGTGCTCCAAACTCACCACCATCGACCTCAGCGGATGGGAAACGGACAAGGCCCAAGACATGAGCCACATGTTCGACGGGGACGCCAACCTCACCAATATTATCGGCATCAACGACTGGACCAGAGGCACCACAGACACACTCACCAGCATAGCCAGCATGTTTAACGGATGCGCCAAACTCACCACAGCTCTCAATCTCAGTGGATGGAAAACTGGGTTGGTCACCGACTTGAGCAACATGTTCGACGGGGACGCCGCACTGACCACCCTTGACACCACCGGCTGGAGCATCGTTAGCGCCACCACCACCGCCAACATGTTCAACGGATGCGCCAATCTCAGCGAAATCACGGGCATCAACGACTGGACCAGAGGCACCACAGACACACTCACCAGCATGGCCAACATGTTCAACGGATGCACCAAACTCACCAATCTCGACCTCAGCGGGTGGAAGACAGGACTGATCATCAACATCACCGGCATGTTCAACAGCTGCGCCAACCTCACCAGCCTCGACCTGACCGGCTGGGATACCTCGCAGGTCACCAACATGGCAGGCCTGTTCCAGAACCTCGATAAACTGCCGACAATCGCCGGCATTAGCTCCTGGAACACCTCGCGCGTCACAAACATGGCATCTATGTTCCAGGGGGATGCAGCCCTGGTAGGCGAACCAGACCTGCCTGGCGAAACGCACCCTACACCCAACGGGCGCACCCTTAATCTCTCCACATGGGATACCAGCAACGTCACCGATATGCGCTTCATATTCCAGAGCTGCACATCCTTGGAGTCCCTAGACATCTCGGGATGGAGCACGGCTAGTCTTGGCAGCCACGACGACATGATTGATGACGACGGCCACCACATGCCAAACAATTCGCAGATGATCGAGTTCTGTCCCAAGCTCTACCGCGTCAAACTCGGCCCGGACATCGACTTCAGCATGCACAGACAATCCAGGTTCACATCCGTCTGTGATCAGGGATCATGCTGGAGCGGCACCGACTACGCCTTTTCCTCGCCCCTCCACCACAGGCTGGACACCAACCACCCCGAATGGGAATACGATCCGGTCTACAAAAACCTTGACGGGACCGCGTATCTGCGCGGCGCCGAATACGGCAACATGACCCCCGGTCGCTTCCCCAACCCGGAATGGATCTACCTAATCAACACGCACTACGTGGACGCCTGCTCGAACGGTGAGGCGGTGCCGACCACGGTGATGTGCCCGTCGGCCAGCAAGGAAGGCTACAGGCTTACCGGGTGGAAGAACGGCGACAACGGCAAGTACAAGCCCGGGAGCACCGTCCCCTACGCGGTGCCGGGCAACACGCTCGCGCCCGTGTGGAGCCCGCTCGTCCCGCCCGGGGTCAGCAAGGCCACCCCGCACGCCGACGGGAGCCTCACCGTCGGAGGCGGCATGCCCGGCGGCACCCTCACCGGCGACAAGTACACCGCCACACCCTACGCGGCCGCCTCGGGCGGAAGCCCGGGCACCAGCGCGGACAGCGCGACCGTCACCGGCCTGACCGCCAGCGCGCCCGAGGACGGCACGTGGACCGCCGACTACACCAACGCCACCAACCCCTACCCCGCCGACACCATCGGCAACGGCACGAACGTCTGGTTCACGTCCAAGCTCACCCAGGCCGACAACACCACCAGCGGCGAATCCGGGCGCAAGAGGCTCACCGTCGACACAGTCGCGCCCGGGGCCGAGCAGGTCAGGATCGACGCGCCCAGCGGCGCCACGCCCGGCTCCAGGGCCAGCGTCACCGGCGTGACCTGGACCAGCGGCCACTCCTCCACCCAGACCGCGCGAGCCATCGAGGCCGGCGACCGGATCGTCGTCACCTGGCCCGACGGCACCAAATCCGGTGCCGACAACGACGGGGACCCGCTGCCCACCATCGACCCCGGCAGTATTGTCAGCGGCCCGAACGGCTACTTCGCCGTCGACGTGCCCGCCAGCCAGACCCTGAGCGGCCAGGCCACCATCACCGTCTACGACAACGCCGACGGCGACGGCACCGACCCCGACCACCCGGCCGGCGTCGAGAACAAGGCCAACCACGCCGACATCACCATCAAGCTCACCCCACCCACCGTCAACAAGCTCCCCCTCACCGGCCACCACTGGCAAGCTGACGGCGTCATCACCTTCGCCGCCATCGCGGTACTCGCCGCCACCACCGGCGCCTACGCCCAACGCAAACGCCAACGCCACTAA